One window from the genome of Trabulsiella odontotermitis encodes:
- a CDS encoding YbdK family carboxylate-amine ligase yields MPLSDFHVSDPFTLGIELELQVVTPPGYDLSQDSATLIDAAKADVKAGEVKHDITESMLEIATGVCQDIHQASAQFSAIQQILLRAAETHHLQICGGGAHPFQSWQRQEVCQNPRYQRTLEHFGYLVRQATVFGQHVHIGCQSGDDAIYLLHGLSRFVPHFVAINASSPWQQGSDTQFASSRLNVFSAFPDMGAMPWVSNWQQFEGLFRRLSYTSMIDGIKDLHWDIRPSPNFGTVEVRVMDTPLTLSQSVNMAGLIQSVSYWLLAERPFKHQEQDYLLYKFNRFQACRYGLQGLITDVHTGEQQTIGDDIARLLDKIAPYADKLGASSALEEIALQVKQGKGEAQAMRQFIADGGSLIQLVQKHCEIWATSE; encoded by the coding sequence ATGCCTTTATCCGATTTTCACGTCTCCGATCCTTTCACGCTGGGCATTGAACTGGAACTGCAGGTGGTGACGCCACCGGGCTACGATCTCAGTCAGGACTCGGCCACGCTCATCGATGCCGCAAAAGCGGACGTTAAAGCGGGCGAAGTAAAACACGACATCACCGAGAGCATGCTGGAGATCGCCACCGGTGTCTGTCAGGACATTCATCAGGCCAGCGCACAGTTTTCGGCCATCCAGCAAATTCTGCTGCGGGCCGCTGAAACCCATCATCTGCAAATTTGCGGCGGCGGCGCGCACCCGTTTCAGTCGTGGCAGCGTCAGGAGGTGTGCCAGAATCCGCGCTACCAGCGTACACTGGAGCATTTTGGCTATCTGGTGCGTCAGGCTACGGTATTCGGTCAGCATGTGCACATCGGCTGTCAGAGCGGCGATGACGCTATTTATCTGCTGCATGGTCTGTCGCGCTTTGTGCCGCATTTCGTCGCTATCAACGCCTCTTCACCCTGGCAACAGGGCAGCGATACGCAATTTGCTTCCTCGCGGCTGAACGTCTTTTCAGCCTTCCCGGATATGGGTGCCATGCCGTGGGTCAGCAACTGGCAACAGTTTGAAGGGCTTTTCCGCCGCCTGAGCTACACCAGCATGATCGACGGCATTAAGGATCTGCACTGGGACATTCGCCCCAGCCCCAATTTCGGCACGGTAGAGGTGCGGGTGATGGATACGCCGCTGACGCTGTCGCAGTCGGTGAACATGGCGGGGCTCATTCAGAGTGTTTCGTACTGGCTGCTGGCAGAGCGCCCGTTTAAGCATCAGGAACAGGATTATCTGTTGTACAAATTCAACCGTTTTCAGGCCTGTCGCTACGGCCTGCAAGGGCTGATTACCGACGTGCATACTGGCGAGCAGCAGACCATCGGCGACGACATCGCCCGCCTGCTGGACAAAATTGCCCCCTATGCCGATAAACTCGGCGCCAGTAGCGCGCTGGAAGAGATAGCCCTGCAGGTGAAACAGGGGAAAGGCGAAGCACAGGCGATGCGTCAGTTTATTGCCGATGGCGGATCGCTGATCCAGCTGGTGCAAAAACACTGTGAAATCTGGGCGACAAGCGAGTAA
- a CDS encoding DUF1158 domain-containing protein, which translates to MKHPLESLMAAAGILLLALLSCLLLPAPSLGLTLAHSLMETFHFTDLNQLYTILFCLWFLLLGAIEYGVIRFVWRRWFSLAER; encoded by the coding sequence ATGAAACATCCGCTGGAATCGCTGATGGCGGCTGCCGGTATTTTACTGCTGGCTCTGCTCTCTTGCTTACTGCTGCCCGCCCCGTCACTGGGGCTGACGCTGGCGCACTCGCTGATGGAGACTTTCCATTTTACGGATCTCAATCAGCTTTATACGATACTGTTCTGCCTGTGGTTTTTACTGCTGGGCGCAATTGAATATGGCGTGATCCGCTTCGTCTGGCGCCGCTGGTTTTCCCTCGCCGAACGCTAA
- a CDS encoding RamA family antibiotic efflux transcriptional regulator has protein sequence MTISAQVIETIVEWIDDNLHQPLRIDDIARHAGYSKWHLQRLFLQYTGKSLGRYIRDRKLLLAARDLRDTDQRVYDICLKYGFDSQQTFTRIFTRTFKQPPGAWRKQNHTQVL, from the coding sequence ATGACGATTTCCGCTCAGGTTATCGAGACTATTGTCGAGTGGATCGATGACAATCTGCATCAACCGTTGCGTATTGATGACATCGCACGCCATGCGGGATACTCCAAATGGCATCTTCAGCGACTGTTTTTGCAGTACACAGGGAAGAGTCTGGGACGCTATATTCGCGATCGCAAACTGCTACTGGCGGCGCGTGACCTGCGGGATACCGATCAACGGGTCTACGATATCTGTCTGAAGTATGGTTTTGATTCACAACAGACATTCACCCGCATCTTTACCCGCACGTTTAAACAGCCGCCAGGCGCCTGGCGTAAACAGAATCACACCCAGGTGCTCTAA
- a CDS encoding MBL fold metallo-hydrolase, producing MKRLIFSVVVLMIIASAASLPFVLNAGFGQAPQGAQLTTVESSPNYREGQFHNQLPTPGYTGEKNMLAAWWGFLTTKRENARPSQPLPLVKTDLASLPRELEVMIWLGHSSWYLQLAGQRILIDPVFSNYAAPFRFLNKAFAGDYPWKAEAMPEIDLLIISHDHYDHLDHATMTALMPKVRRVITPLGVGSHLLYWGMDSQKITEADWQQQFSVTDDLTVHVLPARHFSGRGLKRNQTLWGSFMFVTPQHKIYYSGDSGYGPHFKAIGEQFGTVDLAIMENGQYDQDWKYIHMMPEETAQAAVDLNAQAVLPGHAGRFVLAKHTWDDPYKQLALASRDKGYRLLTPVLGEPVRVDDRSQQFRAWWE from the coding sequence ATGAAACGACTCATTTTCAGCGTGGTTGTACTCATGATAATTGCTTCAGCAGCCAGTTTGCCGTTTGTACTGAATGCCGGTTTTGGGCAGGCGCCACAGGGCGCGCAGCTGACGACGGTAGAAAGCTCGCCCAACTATCGGGAAGGGCAGTTTCATAACCAGCTTCCGACGCCGGGCTATACCGGCGAAAAAAACATGCTGGCAGCGTGGTGGGGGTTTCTGACCACAAAGCGGGAGAATGCACGTCCGTCGCAGCCGCTGCCGCTGGTGAAAACCGATCTCGCCAGCCTGCCGCGTGAGCTGGAAGTGATGATCTGGCTCGGGCACTCGTCCTGGTATTTGCAACTGGCGGGGCAGCGTATCCTGATTGATCCGGTTTTCAGCAACTACGCGGCGCCGTTCAGATTCCTTAACAAAGCGTTTGCTGGCGACTATCCGTGGAAGGCGGAAGCGATGCCGGAAATAGACCTGCTGATTATCTCCCATGACCATTACGATCATCTCGATCATGCGACGATGACCGCGCTGATGCCGAAGGTTCGTCGCGTGATCACCCCGCTGGGCGTGGGCTCGCACCTGCTGTACTGGGGGATGGACAGCCAGAAGATCACCGAGGCGGACTGGCAGCAGCAGTTCAGCGTCACCGATGATCTGACTGTGCACGTCCTGCCCGCGCGGCATTTCTCCGGGCGCGGACTGAAGCGCAACCAGACTCTGTGGGGCAGCTTCATGTTTGTGACCCCGCAACACAAGATTTACTACAGCGGTGACAGCGGCTATGGCCCGCATTTCAAAGCCATTGGCGAGCAGTTTGGCACCGTTGATTTGGCCATCATGGAGAACGGTCAGTATGACCAGGACTGGAAATACATCCATATGATGCCGGAAGAGACCGCGCAGGCCGCGGTTGATCTCAACGCGCAGGCGGTACTGCCAGGTCATGCCGGGCGGTTTGTGCTGGCAAAACATACCTGGGACGACCCGTACAAACAGCTGGCGCTTGCCAGCCGCGACAAAGGCTATCGCCTGTTGACGCCCGTGCTCGGCGAGCCGGTGCGCGTTGACGATCGCAGCCAACAATTCAGAGCCTGGTGGGAATAA
- a CDS encoding TetR/AcrR family transcriptional regulator: MARPKSEDKKQALLEAAAAAFAQSGYAASTAAIARSAGVAEGTLFRYFATKDDLLNALYLHIKTSLISSIISGLDPDATTPKAHTRDIWNSYIDWGIRNPVCHKAIRRIALSEKISEETKLQVSEMFPELHQLCERSMRKIFLTAEYQDFGDALFLALAETTIEFAGHEPQRAQELIALGFETMWLALAEETA; encoded by the coding sequence GTGGCTCGTCCAAAGAGTGAGGATAAAAAACAAGCGTTACTGGAAGCCGCCGCGGCTGCCTTCGCGCAGTCAGGGTATGCGGCATCAACGGCAGCCATTGCCCGCAGTGCCGGGGTTGCCGAAGGGACGCTGTTTCGCTACTTCGCCACCAAAGACGATCTGCTCAATGCCCTTTATCTGCATATCAAGACCTCGCTTATCTCGTCCATCATCTCCGGGCTCGATCCCGATGCCACCACGCCGAAAGCGCATACGCGCGATATCTGGAACAGCTATATCGACTGGGGCATTCGCAATCCCGTCTGTCACAAAGCGATTCGTCGCATCGCGCTGAGCGAAAAAATATCCGAAGAGACCAAATTACAGGTAAGTGAAATGTTCCCTGAACTGCACCAGTTGTGCGAACGGTCGATGCGGAAAATCTTTCTTACCGCCGAGTATCAGGATTTTGGCGACGCCCTCTTCCTGGCGCTGGCGGAAACCACCATTGAATTTGCGGGTCATGAACCGCAACGCGCGCAGGAGCTGATCGCCCTTGGTTTTGAAACCATGTGGCTGGCGCTGGCAGAGGAAACCGCCTGA
- a CDS encoding MmcQ/YjbR family DNA-binding protein yields the protein MNEKLLHASAHRIALELPFTGQCWPFGPDCDVFKVGDRMFMLTMTVRGRALVNLKADPQKALLHQEIYRSIEPGYHMNKKHWITVVPGDDISYDLLVELIADSWNLVVDKLPKRDQKRLRPV from the coding sequence ATGAATGAAAAATTGCTGCACGCCAGCGCGCACCGTATCGCGCTGGAACTCCCCTTTACCGGGCAGTGCTGGCCGTTCGGCCCGGATTGTGACGTGTTTAAGGTTGGCGACCGGATGTTTATGCTGACCATGACGGTACGCGGCCGCGCGCTGGTCAATCTGAAAGCGGATCCGCAGAAGGCATTGCTGCATCAGGAAATTTACCGCAGCATCGAGCCGGGCTATCACATGAATAAAAAGCACTGGATCACCGTCGTTCCCGGCGACGACATCAGTTATGACCTGCTCGTGGAGTTGATCGCCGATTCCTGGAATCTGGTGGTTGATAAGCTGCCGAAACGGGATCAAAAACGACTGCGTCCTGTCTGA